One window of the Salminus brasiliensis chromosome 1, fSalBra1.hap2, whole genome shotgun sequence genome contains the following:
- the adgrg11 gene encoding adhesion G-protein coupled receptor G2 gives MAVIFVLYASGVRNTCTLNNICSNIVVFDGGYTGLVQHPKMGNFCNMSGVLPPHNVCVLSFDTTNDLINNLLMVLRENISSVNTQDVSSHGQPQRFLKEMFKNNKENLNKSNVTEIIQKKYAKINEKIYSKYLQIVTEATDDNNTSDNSSNTTTKSCTIDTLGVWLLINKVNNYQLNITRKSDTRPNAKIFFVDGKCNITTMNFTKCQGDTIQVYMNGACNITCLNTESACTNANYMSCDLKTNANVDFIEFQGQSPNCSKCGSPVQSVELTIAMENTTSLFPKEDSTTDKAEVLANLTVNILEQMGNKTSASVSIGEVQGIFVKPKDPAKLKSTSFVYSPDKNLGIIEDNTQIEAYPRLISVPKEAFEKALSQNISKLFTAVFRFPNFTKDEKNSTVLNDEVYSIDMGAEIANLTNTINITFKKVDKQKQATPQCFSWSGSGSKPNWTTEGCNTTRISDSVSCECEHLTFFAVLMIPNPPDNSSTISSTDLNNLTYITSIGCGLSIFFLGVALFMHFLLRRARKSEAAQILINLMVALVLLNLTFLTNEYVANTDSIIGCKLMAGFMHYCLLSTFTWFGLEALHLCLQLARNSNPIRHYLTKICVAGWAPPAIVVTVLFCMQKYDQIVIYSDTGKNVKMCWIKDSVVHYVVNIGYYSVIFAFTFTTFIIMLRWIVLLKRTAAGHHKAPADSGKHTKTGTSDVLTVMGLSCTLGLTWGFAFFAYGALRLPSYYIFTILNSFQGFFLFIYYYNTSKIVGERPPISADTSNTTEATQMENPYEKPKTF, from the exons ATGGCTGTGATCTTTGTATTATATGCATCAG GTGTTCGTAACACCTGTACATTAAACAATATCTGCAGTAACATTGTAGTGTTTGATGGTGGCTATACTGGACTGGTGCAACACCCAAAAATGGGCAACTTCTGTAATATGTCTG GAGTTTTACCACCGCACAACGTCTGTGTTTTATCCTTTGATACAACCAATGACCTGA tCAACAACCTATTAATGGTTCTACGGGAAAATATATCATCAGTGAATACACAAG ATGTGTCCTCACATGGCCAACCACAGCGTTTTCTAA aagaaatgtttaaaaacaacaaagaaaatt TGAATAAGAGCAATGTGACAGAAATCATTCAAAAAAAGT atGCCAAAATCAACGAGAAAATATATTCTAAATATT TACAAATTGTGACTGAAGCGACTGATG ATAACAATACGTCAGACAATTCATCAAATACTACAACTAAAA GTTGCACAATTGACACACTAGGTGTGTGGTTATTAATAAACAAGGTCAACAACTACCAGCTGAATATTACCAGAAAGTCTGATACCAGACCCAATGCAAAGATTTTCTTTGTGGATGGCAAATGTAACATCACAACAA tgAACTTTACAAAATGTCAGGGAGATACTATTCAAGTCTACATGAATGGAG CCTGTAACATTACCTGTCTGAATACAGAATCGGCTTGCACAAATGCCAATTACATGAGCTGTGATTTAA AAACGAATGCTAATGTTGACTTCATTGAGTTCCAAGGTCAATCACCAAATTGTTCAAAGTGTGGGAGCCCTGTCCAATCAGTAGAACTAACGATTGCAATGGAAAACACTACCTCTCTTTTTCCAAAGGAAGACTCAACTACTGATAaggc TGAAGTGTTGGCGAATTTAACCGTAAATATTCTGGAACAAATGGGAAACAAGACCTCAGCTTCTGTGTCCATTGGAGAGGTGCAAGGTATTTTTGTGAAGCCTAAAGATCCAGCTAAGTTGAAAAGCACCTCATTTGTCTACTCCCCTGACAAAAACCTTGGG atcatcgaGGATAATACTCAAATAGAAGCATATCCAAGGCTGATCTCTGTACCAAAGGAGGCTTTTGAAAAAGCGCTCAGCCAGAATATCAGCAAACTCTTCACAGCTGTGTTCCGTTTCCCTAATTTCACAAAG GATGAGAAGAACAGCACTGTTCTAAATGATGAAGTCTATTCCATTGATATGGGAGCAGAAATAGCCAACCTGACCAACACGAttaacatcaccttcaagaaagTCGACAAG CAGAAACAAGCCACTCCTCAGTGTTTCTCTTGGAGTGGATCAG GGTCCAAGCCCAACTGGACAACTGAGGGATGTAACACCACAAGAATCAGTGACAGTGTCTCCTGTGAATGTGAACACTTGACATTCTTTGCCGTGTTGATGATA CCCAACCCACCTGATAATAGTTCCACCATTTCCAGCACAGACTTGAACAACCTTACTTATATCACCTCTATTGGCTGCGGACTGTCCATCTTCTTTCTGGGCGTGGCCCTCTTCATGCACTTCCTGTTGAG GAGGGCAAGAAAAAGTGAAGCGGCCCAAATCCTAATCAACCTGATGGTGGCGCTGGTCCTGCTGAACCTGACCTTCCTGACCAACGAGTATGTGGCAAATACGGACAGCATAATAGGCTGTAAGCTCATGGCAGGCTTTATGCACTACTGCCTGCTAAGCACTTTCACATGGTTTGGCCTGGAAGCACTCCACCTCTGTCTGCAGCTGGCCAGAAACTCCAATCCTATCAGACACTACCTCACCAAGatctgtgtggctggctggg CACCTCCTGCTATTGTCgtgactgtgctcttctgtatGCAAAAGTACGACCAGATTGTCATATACAGTGATACGGGAAAGAATGTCAAAAT GTGTTGGATCAAAGATTCTGTTGTCCATTACGTGGTGAACATCGGCTACTACTCTGTAATTTTCGCCTTCACCTTCACAACCTTCATTATCATGCTGCGGTGGATCGTCCTCCTCAAAAGAACTGCAGCAGGCCACCATAAGGCACCCGCGGACTCGGGTAAGCACACAAAGACGGGTACCTCGGATGTCCTAACCGTAATGGGCCTGTCCTGCACTCTCGGACTAACCTGGGGCTTTGCTTTCTTCGCCTACGGAGCCCTTCGCCTCCCATCATACTACATATTCACCATCCTCAATTCCTTTCAAG GATTCTTCCTGTTCATTTATTACTACAACACCAGCAAGATCGTGGGGGAGAGGCCACCCATCTCAGCTGACACCAGCAACACCACAGAGGCCACGCAAATGGAGAACCCGTATGAAAAGCCGAAAACTTTTTAA